AAGGTTCAAAATCGAGCAAGCCGGATAGCAAATTATGAATCGAAAATCCATTCGACGTCCCCGGTATCATCTCGCCCTTCTCCCGAGCGCAATTCTCACAAATGTGGAACTCGTTCTTGTCTCCATTTATAATCTTCGTAAAATGAAGAGTCGCCGGTCGTTTACCGCATTCCTGACAAACCATTTCTTATGCCTCCTCATCTGCTAAGCAAGGATATCAGCATTGCTTTAAGAATCTTAGCCCGAATTTCATCGCGCAGCGGGAGCTTGAAGGTCAACACATCTCTGGATATCGCTGCCCGAATCAGGTTAGCTTCTCGGGTTGAAATATAGTGACCCTCCTGCAGCTGGTATATAAGTCCTTCTGAGGTGACTTGATCTATGTGTGTGTGAATCGTGCGAAAAATGTGGTCCAAAATAGACCCATGACTTTTGAGCTCGATCTTCTGAATACGAATGTATCCGCCACCGCCACGCTTGCTCTCCACAATGTATCCCTTTTCCAAGGTAAACCGTGTACTAATAACATAGTTGATTTGGGATGGTACGCATTGGAATTGATCAGCCAAGTCGTTGCGTTGAATCTCAATAGCCCCTTCGGAACTTTGCTGCAGGACATGTTTCAAATACTGCTCAATGATTTCTGATACGTTACGCATCAATTCATCCTCCAGACTGCTAGAAGTAAATTGACTTTGATTGACTTTGACTTTCTTTGACCTTAACTAGATTATAATCATTTCCTTTCTTTTTGACAAGTGCTGCTTCTAACATTGTGTTGTAAACACCAAGCCTACTCACAGTATTTACAAAAATACCCCTACTTAACGTAGGGGCGTGTACCAATTAATTCTTTTTTTGAATTTGCTGTGCTCGCGATAAATAGGAAAGTTATAGATGAACGGACAATAAGCTCTCTCAAAGGTGTGAGGATAGTGGTCACACTAGAAGTAACAGAAAAAACCTTACGAGGATTTCTCCTTGTAAGGTTTCTTAGCTGCTTGGCAACGTTCTACTCTCCCAGAACCCTGCGGTTCAAGTACCATCGACGCTGGAGGGCTTAACGGTCGTGTTCGAGATGGGAACGCGTGGGTCCCCTCCGCCATCATCACCAAACAGTCAAAGCGTGATTTGCGCCTTGAAAACTAGATACGAAACGTGCGTAAAGATAGATGTTCTTAGGATTTCTGGGTCCCAATCAAGTATTCGGAATCAGCTACAAAGCTTATCTTCACTTGCTTGGGATTAGGTTAAGCCCTCGACCGATTAGTATTCGTCAGCTGCATACGTTGCCGCACTTCCACCTCGAACCTATCAACCTCGTCGTCTACAAGGGGTCTTACATACTGGGAAATCTCATCTTGAGGGGGGCTTCGCGCTTAGATGCTTTCAGCGCTTATCCCCTCCGTACATAGCTACCCAGCTATGCCTC
Above is a genomic segment from Paenibacillus sp. HWE-109 containing:
- a CDS encoding CtsR family transcriptional regulator, translated to MRNVSEIIEQYLKHVLQQSSEGAIEIQRNDLADQFQCVPSQINYVISTRFTLEKGYIVESKRGGGGYIRIQKIELKSHGSILDHIFRTIHTHIDQVTSEGLIYQLQEGHYISTREANLIRAAISRDVLTFKLPLRDEIRAKILKAMLISLLSR